In a single window of the Bacteroidia bacterium genome:
- a CDS encoding cob(I)yrinic acid a,c-diamide adenosyltransferase, with amino-acid sequence MKIYTKTGDQGKTGLIGGTRVLKSDIRIESYGTVDELNSYIGWILSFEEIKPQYTLLREVQDRLFTIGSLLAADPEGVKMLLPDLFEEDIKMLETAIDKLSEEIPPMKHFVLPGGSQINGLIHVARCVCRRAERWVVALHQEHPVNPLILQYLNRLSDYLFVLARWVNCKYSIKEIPWLPRKQKK; translated from the coding sequence ATGAAAATATACACTAAAACGGGCGACCAAGGCAAAACAGGCTTAATCGGTGGTACTCGCGTATTAAAATCAGATATTCGCATTGAAAGCTACGGCACAGTGGACGAACTCAATAGCTACATAGGTTGGATACTGTCATTTGAAGAAATTAAACCACAATACACGCTGCTTAGAGAAGTTCAAGACAGGTTGTTTACCATAGGTTCTTTGTTAGCCGCAGACCCAGAAGGCGTAAAGATGCTTTTACCTGACTTATTTGAGGAAGATATTAAAATGTTAGAAACAGCAATTGATAAACTTTCTGAAGAAATTCCCCCAATGAAGCACTTTGTACTTCCAGGAGGTTCGCAAATTAACGGATTGATTCATGTAGCGCGTTGTGTATGCAGACGCGCAGAGCGATGGGTAGTTGCTTTACATCAGGAACATCCTGTAAATCCGCTTATTTTACAATACCTCAACCGATTAAGCGACTACTTATTTGTCCTCGCCCGTTGGGTCAATTGTAAATACAGTATAAAGGAAATTCCTTGGCTACCTCGTAAACAGAAAAAATGA